One region of Erythrolamprus reginae isolate rEryReg1 chromosome 8, rEryReg1.hap1, whole genome shotgun sequence genomic DNA includes:
- the CNGA2 gene encoding cyclic nucleotide-gated channel alpha-2 has translation MDPAGKWYYRWLLVIAAPVLYNWCLLVARACFNELQRRYLLCWLLLDYLADGIYIVDMVIRMNTGFLEQGLLVKDFKKLRAKYFATLQFKLDILSILPTDLAYFAVGVHRPELRFNRLLHFPRMFEFFDRTETRTSYPNIFRICNLLMYILVIIHWNACIYYAISKAIGFGEDTWVYPNISDPEYGYLTREYVYCLYWSTLTLTTIGETPPPVRDEEFLFVIFDFLIGVLIFATIVGNVGSMISNMNATRAEFQAKIDAVKHYMHFRKVSKEMEAKVIRWFDYLWTNKKTVDEWEVLRNLPDKLRAEIAINVHLETLKKVRIFQDCEAGLLVELVLKLRPQVFSPGDYICRKGDIGKEMYIIKEGKLAVVADDGVTQYALLTAGCCFGEISILNIKGSKMGNRRTANIRSIGYSDLFCLSKEDLMEAVTEYPDAKRVLEERGREILTKEGLLDEAAAAESMEAMDVGQKLDRLETSLETLHARFSRLLAEYDAAQMKLKQRLTSLEAQLKGDRQEEELFPEGFISPVGAEGEAEP, from the exons ATggacccagctgggaagtggtacTACCGCTGGCTCCTGGTCATTGCAGCCCCCGTTCTGTACAATTGGTGCCTGCTGGTTGCCAG GGCCTGTTTCAATGAGCTCCAGAGAAGGTATTTGCTCTGCTGGCTTCTGCTGGACTACCTGGCCGACGGCATTTACATTGTGGACATGGTCATCCGGATGAACACAG GTTTCCTCGAGCAGGGATTACTTGTGAAAGATTTCAAGAAACTCCGGGCTAAATACTTTGCCACTCTGCAGTTCAAGCTGGACATCTTGTCCATTCTGCCCACTGACCTGGCCTATTTCGCGGTCGGCGTCCATCGGCCTGAGTTGCGCTTCAACCGTCTGCTGCACTTCCCTCGCATGTTTGAATTCTTCGACCGGACTGAAACCAGAACCAGTTACCCAAACATCTTTAGGATCTGCAATTTGTTGATGTACATTCTGGTCATCATCCACTGGAACGCCTGCATTTACTACGCCATCTCGAAGGCCATTGGCTTTGGCGAAGACACCTGGGTCTACCCCAATATCTCAGACCCGGAATATGGCTACCTGACCAGGGAGTATGTCTATTGCCTCTACTGGTCCACCCTGACCTTGACCACCATTGGGGAGACCCCTCCGCCTGTGCGCGACGAGGAGTTTCTCTTTGTGATCTTTGACTTCCTCATCGGAGTCCTCATATTTGCTACGATTGTGGGGAACGTGGGCTCCATGATCTCCAACATGAACGCCACCAGGGCCGAGTTCCAGGCCAAGATTGACGCTGTCAAGCACTACATGCACTTCCGGAAAGTGAGCAAAGAGATGGAAGCCAAGGTCATCAGGTGGTTTGACTACCTTTGGACCAACAAGAAAACTGTGGACGAGTGGGAAGTGCTCAGAAATCTCCCCGACAAGCTGCGGGCTGAGATAGCGATCAACGTCCACCTGGAGACCCTGAAGAAGGTGCGGATATTCCAGGACTGCGAGGCCGGGCTCTTGGTGGAGCTGGTGCTCAAGCTTCGGCCCCAGGTCTTCAGCCCAGGGGATTATATTTGCCGGAAAGGAGATATTGGCAAGGAGATGTACATCATCAAGGAAGGGAAGCTGGCGGTGGTGGCGGACGACGGCGTTACGCAATACGCCCTGCTGACTGCCGGGTGCTGCTTTGGAGAAATCAGCATTCTCAACATTAAAGGGAGCAAAATGGGGAACCGGCGGACGGCGAATATAAGAAGCATCGGCTACTCCGACCTCTTCTGCCTGTCCAAGGAAGACCTCATGGAGGCGGTGACCGAGTACCCGGACGCCAAGCGGGTCCTGGAAGAGCGCGGCCGAGAGATCCTCACCAAGGAGGGGCTGTTGGATGAAGCGGCGGCGGCGGAAAGCATGGAAGCCATGGACGTGGGCCAGAAGCTGGACAGGCTGGAGACCAGCCTGGAGACCCTGCACGCTCGCTTCTCCCGCCTCTTGGCCGAATACGACGCTGCTCAGATGAAGCTCAAGCAGCGGCTGACGTCTCTGGAAGCGCAGCTGAAGGGGGACAGGCAGGAGGAGGAGCTGTTCCCCGAGGGTTTCATCAGCCCAGTGGGGGCAGAGGGGGAAGCCGAGCCTTGA